The following are from one region of the Hemitrygon akajei chromosome 31, sHemAka1.3, whole genome shotgun sequence genome:
- the LOC140719282 gene encoding E3 ubiquitin-protein ligase TRIM56-like — MATSLAITDQIENDILNCKICFNRFNQPKMLPCTHTYCFDCLENMVRGNRKIRCPECREEVDVSGGVSKLKTNFQINSLLDIFKGQESEEAACSLCAIVGKSRTSAAAQCQTCSVHLCLSCKVKHTAGNPGHMLTSLPGFSSGPCEAEVTMQKKVYCQQHPRALVDYFCTSCNSAICASCSSYSHAQHKRVPVAKTAQTTRPMVTKLVGRLSTELQSLARQDDSLNDAVNKLKATECSLMSMIESTLTEVINNLIKQGDGIKVTVADYVRKQEELYRNAKTELHHQIKKAEETREFAERILQSGHAREIVCLQSIVEEHINAVQALKAPRGEKNSPSLKVNESIKKQIFQSNLFSITFEGESIPGAQTTPTRTKQNRSPAKTPQARVPVPQPRQKVSSMFSFDTELSDDDCDPKLTGISVASDGTIIVADEGNSILKCYTDTGYFIRVIELPDDEDDPCSVAVFDDTIACSAGNKLYFLDLDGVFLKKLFLRGNESVYPIAAYEDEYVAVSEGALCSLSLYDVDGHVVSRVKPFGYEGVRFLFLAINSSEQFIVADSGKKCIVIFNRCGEVLTLCDQITLNGLDCALKPYSICTDVNDNILVTERNRILLFWSDGTFREELLNTGNGLHKPRVIAVNDEDSLIVTQSNGFVSLYKLDLS, encoded by the coding sequence ATGGCTACGTCTTTGGCCATTACAGATCAAATCGAAAATGACATTTTAAACTGCAAGATCTGCTTTAATAGGTTTAACCAACCGAAGATGTTGCCTTGCACCCACACCTATTGCTTTGACTGCCTGGAGAACATGGTGAGAGGAAACAGAAAGATTCGTTGTCCCGAGTGCAGGGAAGAGGTGGACGTGAGCGGGGGCGTCAGCAAGCTGAAGACCAACTTTCAGATCAACTCCCTTCTGGATATCTTCAAGGGGCAGGAGAGCGAGGAGGCGGCCTGCAGCCTGTGCGCCATAGTGGGGAAGAGCAGGACCTCTGCGGCAGCTCAGTGCCAGACTTGCTCCGTTCATCTCTGCCTCTCTTGCAAGGTCAAGCACACGGCAGGCAACCCAGGCCACATGTTGACGAGCCTGCCCGGATTCAGTTCCGGCCCCTGTGAGGCCGAGGTGACGATGCAGAAGAAGGTGTACTGTCAGCAACATCCCAGAGCACTGGTGGATTACTTCTGTACGTCCTGCAACTCCGCCATCTGCGCCAGCTGCTCCTCGTACTCTCATGCCCAGCATAAAAGAGTGCCAGTGGCTAAAACAGCGCAAACCACGAGACCCATGGTGACGAAGCTCGTCGGAAGACTGAGTACTGAGCTTCAGTCGCTGGCGCGGCAGGACGACAGTCTCAACGACGCAGTGAACAAGCTGAAAGCTACGGAGTGCTCCTTGATGTCAATGATCGAAAGTACCCTGACGGAGGTCATAAACAACTTGATCAAGCAAGGCGACGGCATCAAAGTCACGGTCGCCGATTACGTCAGGAAACAGGAGGAGCTGTACAGGAACGCCAAGACAGAACTTCATCATCAGATAAAGAAGGCGGAAGAGACCAGAGAGTTTGCCGAGCGCATCCTGCAATCTGGCCATGCCAGAGAGATCGTATGCCTGCAGTCCATTGTAGAAGAGCATATTAACGCTGTCCAGGCACTGAAGGCACCCAGAGGAGAgaaaaacagtcccagcctaaAGGTCAATGAATCAATAAAGAAACAAATTTTCCAATCGAACCTATTCAGCATCACATTCGAGGGAGAATCCATCCCTGGGGCCCAAACAACTCCAACCAGAACAAAGCAGAATAGGAGTCCGGCCAAAACTCCTCAGGCAAGGGTTCCAGTTCCTCAACCCAGGCAGAAGGTGTCGAGCATGTTCAGCTTCGACACTGAGCTGTCGGACGACGATTGTGATCCCAAGCTGACCGGTATTAGCGTTGCCAGCGATGGAACCATCATAGTCGCGGACGAAGGGAATTCCATTCTGAAATGCTACACGGACACCGGATACTTCATTCGGGTTATTGAGCTGCCCGATGACGAAGATGACCCGTGTAGTGTTGCTGTGTTCGATGACACCATTGCCTGCTCGGCAGGGAACAAGCTCTACTTTCTGGACCTGGACGGAGTTTttctgaagaagcttttcctgcgTGGCAATGAATCCGTTTACCCCATCGCTGCCTATGAAGACGAATATGTGGCGGTGAGTGAGGGGGCTTTGTGCTCCCTGTCTCTCTATGATGTCGACGGGCATGTGGTCAGCAGGGTCAAGCCGTTCGGCTACGAAGGCGTCAGGTTTCTCTTCCTGGCAATCAACTCTTCGGAGCAGTTCATCGTAGCCGATAGTGGGAAGAAATGTATTGTCATATTCAACAGGTGCGGGGAGGTCCTCACTCTCTGTGACCAGATCACTTTGAATGGGCTGGATTGTGCATTAAAACCATATAGCATTTGCACAGATGTAAATGACAATATCCTGGTCACTGAGCGAAATAGAATCCTTTTGTTTTGGTCAGATGGAACTTTTAGGGAGGAGCTGTTGAACACGGGAAATGGACTTCACAAACCTCGCGTCATTGCCGTTAATGATGAAGACAGCCTCATCGTTACCCAAAGCAATGGGTTTGTCTCGCTGTACAAGCTTGACCTATCTTAG